The Buchnera aphidicola (Chaitophorus sp. 3695) genomic sequence TAATATTCCTTTTTTTTTTAAAAAATTAATTTCATTTACTAAATCTATTAAAGATACTACAACACCGTTTCCCAATACAGCAATCACATTTTTATGTAAAACACATGAAGGAATTAAATGTAAAATTGTTTTTTTTTTATTAACTAACAAAGTATGACCAGCATTATTTCCTCCTTGATATCTAACTACATAATTAGATTTTTTAGATAACAAATCAACAACTTTACCTTTTCCTTCATCACCCCATTGTATACCTAAAATAACAATACTATTAATCAAAATTTATTTACTCCAAAATTTGTATTTATAATACAAAAAAATATATTTATAATATAGTATTATACTATTTATATTTATATACTAAAATTATATTTGTTTTATCAATTATATTTTTTAATTATTAATTATATTTAATAGAAATTTTGATATAAATATATTTATATAAAATTTTTAATATAATTTTAAACAAATAAAATAAAAACATTGTATTTTATTATTAAATAAATTTATATTATATAAAATAATTTAAAAAATATTTCAATGTAGAATTAATTATTATAATTTTATGAATTATATAAAAATTAAATAAAAATAAATAACTTTAAAAAAATCTTTAAAATTATAAATTTTAAAGAGTAAAATATCTATCTGAAATAAATATATAATAAATTAATCAGTAATATTTATTGTTTTTTTTATTAAAATACGTACAAATTTTTTTTATAATAAAATTTATAGAAGTAAGTTTTTCACTGTCTAACCAAAAAGAGTTTTGTTCTTTTTTTAACCAAGTAATTTGATTTTTTGCTAATCTTTTAGTAGATAAGAGTGTTCTATAAAACATTTCTTTATAACTAATTTTATCTAAAAGATAGTCACACATTTCTCGATATCCTAAACATTTCATCCCTGGATTGTTTTTATTAAAATTACTATTAATAAGTAAATTCTCTACTTCTTCTTTAAAACCGGAAGATAACATTTTTCTTAATCTATATTCTATTTTTCTGTGCAAAATGTATTTATTTTTCGGAAAACAAATAAATCGTAATACATGATATGGAAATTTATATGTATGATTTTTTATTAAATCGCTCATTGTCTTTCCTGATAAAAAATAAACTTCTAATGCTCTTAATATTCTTTGAAAATCATTAGGATGAATTCGTGATGCAGAAATAGGATCTATAGATAGTAATTTTTTATATAAATCATCTTGAGATTTCAAATAAAATTTTTTTAAAATTTTTTTTCTAATATGAATATTTCTCGAAGGTAAAGGAGATAAACCATGTATTAAAGCATGATAATAAAACATGGTTCCTCCTACTAATAAAGGAATTCTTTTATTAGAAAGACTTTTTTCAATTTCACATAAAGCATCTTTTCTAAAAGATTGTGCGCAATAATACTCTGTAATGTTTTTTATGTTAATTAAACTATGTGGAGCAATACGTAATTGTTCCA encodes the following:
- the miaA gene encoding tRNA (adenosine(37)-N6)-dimethylallyltransferase MiaA — encoded protein: MHKKKKIIFLMGPTTSNKTKFAIKLTQILPIDLISVDSGLIYKELNVGTAKPNLEQLRIAPHSLINIKNITEYYCAQSFRKDALCEIEKSLSNKRIPLLVGGTMFYYHALIHGLSPLPSRNIHIRKKILKKFYLKSQDDLYKKLLSIDPISASRIHPNDFQRILRALEVYFLSGKTMSDLIKNHTYKFPYHVLRFICFPKNKYILHRKIEYRLRKMLSSGFKEEVENLLINSNFNKNNPGMKCLGYREMCDYLLDKISYKEMFYRTLLSTKRLAKNQITWLKKEQNSFWLDSEKLTSINFIIKKICTYFNKKNNKYY